AGAGGTGGGGGGCCAGCTGGGCCTGGAGGTCGGCCGGGTTGGGGCGGGCCGTCGGGTCCATCTGCATACAGGACTCGATCAGTGGCCGCAGCTCGTCCGGGAGGCCTTCGAGGTCCGGGCCCTCGCGCAGCAGCATGAAGACCGTCTCGACCGGGTTGGCGCCGTGGAAGGGCGGGTGCCCGGTGGCGGCGAACACCAGCATCGAGCCCAGGGAGAAGACGTCGCTGGCACCGGTGACGCTGCGGGAGTCCTTGGCCTGCTCGGGGGACATGTAGGCGGGGGTGCCGACGGCGACGTTCGTCATCGTCAAACGCGTGTTCGAGACACCCGACGCGATGCCGAAGTCGATCACCCGGGGCCCGTCCTCGACGACGAGGACGTTCGACGGCTTCAGGTCCCGGTGCACCAGACCCGCCCCGTGGATGGACTGGAGCGCCTCGGCCACGCCCGCCGCCAGCCAGCGCACCGCCTGGGCCGGCATGGGTCCGCAGTCGTTCACTATCTCCTCGAGGGAGGGCGCGGGGACGTAGGCGGTGGCCAGCCACGGCACGGCGGCGCGCGGGTCGGCGTCGACGACGGCGGCCGTGTAGAAGCCGGAGACGGCGCGGGCCGCCTCCACCTCACGCGTGAAGCGGACCCGGAACAGCTGGTCCTCGGCCAGCTCCGTCCGGACGGTCTTGATCGCCACACGCCGGCCGGACGCCGAACGCGCGAGATAGACCAGCCCCATGCCGCCGGCGCCCAGCCGTCCCAGCACCTCGAACGGCCCGATCCGCCGCGGATCGTGCTGCGTCAGCTGATCCACCACTTGCCTGCCACCTCCCCGTACGAGCCGCGCCAAAGCCACATGTTCCACGCGACCCCGTGCAGCGTCTCACCACCGCACCGCCATGGCGGCACGCACCCTGATTCTTCCTGGCCGGAGCCCTGGTTGCGAACCCGGTGACAATTGGGATGTCTCGGAATGTAAGTCATCAAACGATGACCAAACAATGCCTGCTCAGCGGCGCAGCAGCGCGAAGGACGCTCCCTGATTGTCCGTGACGACGGCGACCTCGCCGTACGACGTCTCGAAAGGCGGGGCCTGCACCCGCCCGCCGAGCCGCTTCACGTCCTCCAGCGCGGCCGCCACGTCCGCCACGGCGAAGTGCACGAGGAAGTGGGGCGGCATCCCCTCGGAGAACACGTCGGAGACGGGGGCACGCCCGAAATCGGGCTTCGCGTCCGGCCCGAACAGGGCCTCCTGGAAGAGATCGCCGTAGAAGGCGTTGGCCGCCTCGGTGTCCCGGGCGTACAGCTCGGCCCAGGCGAAGGTGCCCGGCTCGTGGCGCTTGCCGAAGCCGGGGTGCTCCTCCGGCTGCCACAGGGCGAACACGGCGCCCTCGGGATCGGTGACGAGCGCGGTGACGCCCAGTTCCCCGGCCGGCACCGGCGCGGAGACGATCTGCCCGCCCGCGTCCCGGATGCGCCGGGCCAGGGCCGGCGCGTCCGGGGTCGCGAAGTACACCGTCCAGACGGTGGGCAGCCGGCCGTCCACTTTGCGGACCAGCGCGGCCACGGGTTCGCCGTCCTTCAGCGCCTGCGCGAAGGAGCCGAACCAGTCCTCGAAGGTCCACCCGAAAAGTTCACCGTAGAACCGCTTGCCCGCCTCGA
This is a stretch of genomic DNA from Streptomyces hawaiiensis. It encodes these proteins:
- a CDS encoding VOC family protein; this encodes MAENRASVYGEGVPCWVDAQLPDVEAGKRFYGELFGWTFEDWFGSFAQALKDGEPVAALVRKVDGRLPTVWTVYFATPDAPALARRIRDAGGQIVSAPVPAGELGVTALVTDPEGAVFALWQPEEHPGFGKRHEPGTFAWAELYARDTEAANAFYGDLFQEALFGPDAKPDFGRAPVSDVFSEGMPPHFLVHFAVADVAAALEDVKRLGGRVQAPPFETSYGEVAVVTDNQGASFALLRR